The Lysinibacillus pakistanensis genome includes a window with the following:
- a CDS encoding thiolase family protein, with the protein MREVVIVAAVRTAVGRRKGALSNVRADDLAADILQEVVQRAGIEKHQVEDVILGCVTQTAEQGANIARTALLMAGFPETVPGVTIDRQCGSSQQAVHFAAQAILAGDMDIAIAGGVESMTRVSMGANMQNAHEGKRLQDNYAIIHQGLSAEKMAEKWSFSKEQLNNYAYNSHRRALAAVEAGYFTDEILPIQVTQEDGSVSSFSIDEGPRAETSVDKLNGLKTVFQEDGVITAGNASQMSDGASAVVIMSLEKAQELGLQPLAKITTRVVVGSDPTLMLTGPIEATRRALERSGLKIEDIDTYEVNEAFAPVPLAWLHEIGADPEKLNPDGGAIALGHPLGATGTKLLTTMLYRMKRENLRYGLLTICEGMGMANATIIEKM; encoded by the coding sequence ATGAGAGAAGTGGTGATTGTAGCGGCTGTTCGTACAGCAGTTGGTAGAAGAAAAGGGGCATTAAGCAATGTACGAGCGGATGATTTAGCCGCAGATATTTTACAAGAGGTGGTACAACGTGCAGGCATCGAGAAGCATCAGGTTGAGGATGTTATTTTAGGCTGTGTGACACAAACAGCTGAGCAAGGGGCTAACATTGCTCGAACAGCCTTATTAATGGCAGGCTTTCCTGAGACTGTTCCAGGTGTAACGATTGATCGACAATGTGGTTCAAGTCAGCAGGCCGTGCATTTTGCAGCACAAGCTATTTTAGCGGGTGATATGGACATCGCTATTGCTGGTGGGGTTGAGAGTATGACAAGAGTGTCAATGGGTGCTAATATGCAAAATGCTCATGAGGGTAAACGCTTACAGGATAACTATGCCATTATTCACCAAGGTTTATCAGCAGAAAAAATGGCAGAAAAATGGAGCTTTTCAAAGGAGCAGCTAAATAACTATGCCTATAATAGTCATAGGCGAGCATTAGCCGCGGTGGAGGCTGGCTATTTTACAGATGAAATATTACCGATTCAAGTTACACAAGAGGATGGCTCTGTTTCATCTTTTTCCATTGATGAGGGTCCACGAGCTGAGACATCAGTTGATAAATTAAATGGTTTGAAAACAGTTTTTCAGGAGGATGGCGTAATTACGGCTGGTAATGCGAGTCAAATGAGTGACGGTGCATCGGCAGTGGTCATTATGTCCTTAGAGAAGGCACAGGAACTTGGATTACAGCCTCTTGCTAAAATTACCACACGAGTAGTTGTTGGCTCAGATCCGACCCTTATGTTAACTGGTCCTATAGAGGCAACCAGAAGAGCATTAGAACGTTCGGGTCTAAAGATTGAAGATATTGATACGTATGAAGTGAACGAAGCTTTTGCGCCTGTGCCACTTGCTTGGCTGCATGAAATTGGAGCAGATCCTGAGAAGCTCAATCCAGATGGCGGAGCAATTGCTTTAGGTCATCCATTAGGAGCAACGGGTACAAAGCTACTAACTACGATGCTCTACCGAATGAAGCGGGAAAATTTACGCTATGGATTACTTACTATCTGTGAAGGTATGGGCATGGCAAATGCCACTATTATTGAAAAAATGTAA
- a CDS encoding 3-hydroxyacyl-CoA dehydrogenase — MKCHEVIAIVTGGASGLGEATVRKIVEEGGRAVIFDVNDERGYALSEELGDNVGYTRVDVTKEADVIAGLEQALAMFGSINVTVNCAGIADASKVISKRGVHALALFEKVIAVNLIGTFNVIRLAAEKMQHNEPDKDGQRGVIINTASVAAFDGQIGQAAYSASKGGVAAMTLPIARELAEIGVRVMTIAPGLIETPMFASLPEPAREALAKMTPFPKRLGKPSEYALLVESIIQNGLLNGEVIRLDGAIRMQPK, encoded by the coding sequence ATGAAGTGTCATGAGGTAATAGCTATTGTAACAGGGGGCGCGTCTGGATTAGGAGAAGCCACGGTCCGAAAAATCGTTGAAGAGGGTGGTAGGGCAGTTATTTTTGATGTCAATGATGAGCGAGGATATGCTCTATCAGAAGAGTTAGGGGACAATGTTGGATATACACGAGTTGATGTTACAAAAGAAGCAGATGTAATCGCAGGGCTAGAGCAAGCATTAGCCATGTTCGGTTCCATTAACGTAACTGTTAACTGTGCGGGTATTGCTGATGCAAGTAAAGTAATTTCAAAGCGTGGTGTGCATGCGCTTGCTTTATTTGAAAAGGTCATTGCTGTCAATTTAATCGGTACCTTTAATGTTATTCGTCTTGCAGCTGAGAAAATGCAGCATAATGAGCCGGATAAGGATGGCCAACGTGGCGTTATTATCAATACTGCATCGGTAGCGGCATTTGATGGGCAAATAGGACAAGCAGCCTACAGTGCATCAAAGGGCGGTGTAGCAGCGATGACATTGCCAATTGCTCGAGAACTAGCAGAGATAGGTGTACGTGTGATGACTATTGCACCAGGGTTGATTGAGACACCTATGTTTGCATCATTGCCAGAGCCAGCACGGGAGGCACTAGCAAAAATGACGCCATTTCCTAAACGTCTTGGGAAACCATCTGAATATGCACTATTGGTGGAAAGTATTATCCAAAATGGTTTATTAAATGGTGAGGTAATACGCTTAGACGGCGCTATTCGTATGCAGCCGAAGTAA
- a CDS encoding long-chain fatty acid--CoA ligase — translation MHMMDTPLVLTSFLNRAERFFHAKKIYSRTSPTTIHEFTYKDYVKRTRQLADALTKLGMERGTKVGTFAWNHHRHLEAYFAVPCAGAVLHMINIRLAPEHLVYVINHAEDEILLIDDNLVPLIAPIVSQLKTVKHFIVMGDAGILETIPLPNALSYEALLKEANDCFTFPEDLDENTPAGMCYTSATTGMPKGVVYTHRSIVLHSIAAGLSDSIAIGEADVVLPVVPMFHANAWGFPFASVLFGATQVLPGPMFTPQLLLDLFETYKVTLTAGVPTIWLGVLQEQRKNSRDLSSLRLIVCGGSASPQGLVRGFEQELKIPYITGYGMTETSPLVSLSTYLTHMQDYTLDEKMDVRITQGITVPLIETRVVNENGEVPWDSKTMGELTIRGPWVAGEYYNDERTSEAFKDGWLYTGDIAVMTTDGYIKITDRTKDLIKSGGEWISSVELENALMSHPKVFEAAVIAIPHEKWIERPLACVVPRPEYKDTITKAELLTDLENQFHKTWIPDDVVFLDEVPKTSVGKFLKAKLREDLKDYRVEV, via the coding sequence ATGCATATGATGGATACACCTTTAGTATTAACAAGTTTTTTGAATCGAGCAGAACGATTTTTCCATGCAAAAAAAATATATTCCCGGACAAGCCCTACTACTATTCATGAGTTTACCTATAAAGACTATGTAAAAAGAACTCGTCAATTAGCTGATGCCCTTACAAAACTTGGGATGGAACGTGGTACAAAGGTGGGGACCTTTGCTTGGAACCACCATCGACATTTAGAAGCCTATTTTGCAGTTCCATGTGCAGGAGCTGTGTTGCATATGATTAATATTCGTTTAGCCCCTGAACATCTTGTCTATGTTATCAATCATGCGGAAGATGAAATATTACTCATTGACGATAACTTGGTGCCGCTTATTGCACCAATTGTCTCACAGTTGAAAACCGTGAAGCATTTTATCGTAATGGGGGATGCAGGCATACTGGAAACCATCCCCTTACCAAATGCGCTTTCCTACGAAGCATTGCTGAAAGAAGCAAATGATTGTTTTACATTTCCTGAGGACTTAGATGAAAATACACCCGCCGGCATGTGCTACACAAGTGCAACTACAGGAATGCCAAAGGGTGTCGTTTATACGCATCGCAGTATAGTTCTTCATAGTATTGCTGCTGGACTCTCTGATAGTATTGCAATTGGTGAAGCAGATGTTGTATTACCTGTTGTTCCAATGTTTCATGCAAATGCATGGGGATTCCCATTCGCTAGCGTTTTATTTGGTGCCACGCAGGTGCTACCTGGACCTATGTTTACCCCGCAGTTACTTTTGGATTTATTTGAAACATATAAGGTTACGCTCACTGCTGGTGTACCAACAATTTGGCTTGGTGTATTACAGGAGCAACGAAAAAATTCACGTGATTTATCCTCATTACGTCTAATTGTTTGTGGAGGGTCTGCATCACCTCAAGGGCTCGTTCGGGGTTTTGAGCAGGAGCTTAAAATTCCTTACATTACGGGCTATGGCATGACAGAGACATCTCCGTTAGTTAGCTTATCAACATATTTAACACATATGCAGGACTATACGTTGGATGAAAAAATGGATGTACGAATTACTCAGGGCATAACAGTGCCACTTATTGAAACACGTGTTGTTAATGAAAATGGTGAAGTGCCTTGGGACAGCAAAACAATGGGAGAACTGACAATAAGAGGTCCATGGGTTGCTGGAGAGTACTACAATGATGAACGCACATCAGAAGCCTTTAAAGATGGGTGGCTTTATACAGGGGATATTGCGGTCATGACGACTGATGGTTATATAAAAATTACAGACCGAACTAAGGATTTAATTAAAAGTGGTGGGGAATGGATTTCGTCAGTGGAGCTTGAAAATGCCTTAATGTCACATCCTAAAGTATTTGAGGCAGCAGTAATCGCAATTCCTCATGAAAAATGGATTGAACGACCTTTAGCATGTGTTGTACCGAGGCCGGAATATAAAGACACTATTACGAAGGCAGAGCTACTAACTGATTTAGAAAATCAATTCCATAAAACATGGATTCCAGATGATGTTGTATTTTTAGATGAAGTACCGAAGACCTCTGTCGGTAAATTCTTAAAAGCAAAGTTACGAGAAGACTTGAAGGATTATCGAGTAGAGGTATAA
- a CDS encoding CheR family methyltransferase, translating to MSDYEQFIEGIKRKTGIDLALYKEAQMKRRLTSLYEKKGYRNFVDFLRALEQDRDLMNEFLDRMTINVSEFYRNGKRWEVLQKKIFPKLLQSNKRLKIWSAACSTGEEPYSLVMVLSQLVPLSQIQIIATDLDENVIQKAKLGVYPERSLAEVPNDIKAKYFEQEGSFFRVKDEIKRCVTFKKHNLLNDSYDSNYDLIVCRNVMIYFTEDAKDQIYGNFSKALRKDGVLFVGSTEQIFNPSRYEFDVEDTFFYRRK from the coding sequence ATGTCTGATTATGAACAATTTATAGAAGGTATCAAGCGCAAAACAGGAATAGATTTAGCGTTATATAAAGAAGCGCAAATGAAAAGACGATTAACCTCTCTCTATGAGAAAAAAGGATATCGTAATTTTGTAGACTTTCTAAGGGCACTTGAACAAGATCGTGATTTAATGAATGAGTTTTTAGATCGCATGACGATCAATGTTTCTGAATTTTATAGAAATGGTAAACGCTGGGAAGTGTTGCAGAAGAAAATATTTCCAAAATTATTGCAATCTAATAAGCGTTTGAAAATTTGGAGTGCTGCTTGTTCAACAGGTGAAGAACCGTATTCACTTGTGATGGTATTATCCCAATTAGTACCCTTATCTCAAATCCAAATTATTGCCACAGATTTAGATGAGAATGTCATTCAAAAGGCAAAGTTAGGTGTATATCCAGAGCGTTCTTTAGCAGAGGTGCCAAACGATATTAAAGCCAAGTATTTTGAACAAGAAGGCTCCTTCTTTAGAGTCAAGGATGAAATTAAACGTTGTGTGACTTTTAAAAAGCATAACCTTCTGAATGATTCCTACGACTCAAATTATGATTTAATTGTGTGTCGCAATGTGATGATTTACTTTACAGAAGATGCTAAGGATCAGATTTATGGGAATTTTAGTAAAGCATTGCGGAAGGATGGAGTATTGTTTGTTGGTTCAACAGAGCAAATCTTTAATCCATCACGCTATGAATTTGATGTAGAGGATACATTCTTCTATAGACGAAAATAA
- the aroC gene encoding chorismate synthase has product MRYLTAGESHGPQLTTIIEGLPSLLPITAEKINHDLKRRQGGHGRGRRMQIETDTVEIVAGVRHGQTLGSPVALVVTNDDWKHWTKIMGAEPLAEDVNPEDIKRQISRPRPGHADLVGGMKYGHRDLRNVLERSSARETTVRVAVGSVAKALLNELGISIVSHVTEIIGIKADTSLVEGKSADEIRAIVEADPCYCVDPKASAKMVEAIDEAKKAGDSIGGIVEVIVEGMPAGVGSYVHYDRKLDAKLAAAMLSINAFKGVEFGIGFEMARRKGSEVHDEIIWSEEQGYSRATNRLGGLEGGMSTGMPIVVRGVMKPIPTLYKPLQSVDIETKEPFKASVERSDSCAVPAASVVAEHVIAWEIANAILEQFHGDQLPQLKAQIEEQRRYTKGF; this is encoded by the coding sequence ATGCGTTACTTAACAGCGGGAGAGTCACACGGCCCCCAATTAACAACAATTATTGAGGGATTACCATCACTCTTGCCCATTACAGCAGAAAAAATTAACCATGATTTAAAGCGTCGCCAAGGAGGACATGGTCGCGGTCGACGTATGCAAATTGAAACAGATACAGTGGAAATAGTTGCTGGTGTTCGTCACGGACAAACACTTGGTTCTCCCGTAGCACTCGTAGTCACAAATGATGACTGGAAGCATTGGACTAAAATTATGGGAGCAGAGCCATTAGCAGAAGATGTGAACCCGGAAGACATCAAACGTCAAATTTCACGCCCACGCCCAGGACATGCTGACTTAGTAGGAGGCATGAAATATGGACATCGTGATTTAAGGAATGTGCTAGAACGTTCCTCTGCACGTGAGACAACTGTTCGTGTAGCTGTAGGTTCAGTGGCTAAAGCTTTATTAAATGAATTAGGCATCTCTATTGTGTCTCATGTAACGGAAATTATTGGTATTAAGGCAGATACTTCATTAGTAGAGGGGAAATCTGCTGATGAAATTCGTGCAATTGTTGAAGCAGACCCATGCTACTGTGTAGATCCGAAGGCTTCTGCCAAAATGGTAGAGGCGATTGATGAAGCGAAAAAAGCTGGTGATTCAATTGGTGGTATTGTAGAGGTCATCGTTGAAGGAATGCCAGCAGGTGTTGGATCCTATGTGCATTATGATCGTAAGCTTGATGCCAAGTTAGCAGCCGCAATGCTGTCTATTAATGCATTTAAAGGCGTTGAATTTGGAATTGGCTTTGAAATGGCACGTCGCAAAGGTTCTGAAGTACATGATGAGATTATTTGGTCTGAAGAACAAGGCTATAGTCGTGCTACGAATCGCCTTGGTGGCTTAGAAGGCGGCATGTCTACTGGCATGCCAATTGTAGTACGTGGTGTTATGAAGCCAATTCCTACATTATATAAACCTTTGCAAAGCGTTGATATTGAAACAAAAGAGCCGTTTAAAGCAAGTGTAGAGCGCTCAGATAGCTGTGCAGTACCAGCAGCATCGGTTGTAGCAGAGCACGTTATTGCCTGGGAAATTGCCAATGCAATTTTGGAGCAATTCCATGGTGATCAATTACCACAACTAAAAGCTCAAATCGAAGAACAACGTCGTTATACAAAGGGGTTCTGA
- the aroB gene encoding 3-dehydroquinate synthase, with the protein MRVPVATKSHQYEVVLGHNFLANAVKSFEDKLQKADKLIVFTDVNVWAAQGDYFKANFPYEFEVFILPSGEACKTFEQYNAAQTFLLQKKCSRKSFVFAFGGGAVGDLTGFVAATFMRGVPFIQIPTTILAHDSAVGGKTAINHPLGKNMIGAFYQPEGVIYDTVFIESLPEREVRSGTAEVIKHAMISNAAWLEELMAADTVIHFSTEELAIQLRKGIEVKAQIVAEDETEQSVRKFLNLGHTYGHAIEAAAGYGKVAHGEAVMIGLVYCLLLSERYGELDRQFTKSFLHFAVKNGYPFEAVNNYTFEQLTEYLMKDKKAEYGILQFVLLDKIGKPFIQPIDLVECKEVDAEFRQLLAEVLV; encoded by the coding sequence ATGCGAGTACCAGTAGCAACGAAATCACATCAATATGAGGTTGTTCTTGGCCATAATTTTTTAGCGAATGCAGTAAAATCATTTGAGGATAAGCTTCAAAAAGCTGATAAACTCATTGTTTTTACAGATGTCAATGTATGGGCAGCTCAAGGAGATTATTTCAAGGCAAATTTTCCATATGAGTTTGAGGTATTTATCTTACCAAGTGGTGAGGCATGCAAAACCTTTGAACAATACAATGCAGCACAGACGTTTTTATTACAAAAAAAATGCTCTCGCAAATCCTTTGTTTTTGCATTTGGTGGAGGTGCAGTGGGAGATTTAACTGGCTTTGTTGCTGCTACATTTATGCGTGGAGTACCATTTATTCAAATTCCAACAACGATTTTGGCACATGACTCAGCAGTAGGTGGTAAAACAGCTATCAATCATCCTCTAGGAAAGAATATGATTGGTGCATTTTATCAACCTGAGGGAGTTATTTACGATACTGTATTTATTGAGAGTTTACCTGAACGTGAGGTACGTTCGGGGACTGCAGAAGTGATAAAGCATGCCATGATTTCGAATGCAGCATGGTTAGAGGAGTTAATGGCAGCAGATACCGTCATTCATTTTAGTACAGAAGAATTAGCAATACAGCTACGAAAGGGTATTGAAGTGAAGGCGCAAATTGTTGCAGAAGATGAAACAGAACAATCTGTACGAAAGTTTTTAAACTTAGGTCATACGTATGGACATGCCATTGAAGCAGCAGCGGGTTATGGGAAAGTTGCGCATGGTGAAGCAGTTATGATTGGGCTTGTCTATTGCTTATTATTAAGTGAGCGATATGGTGAGCTGGATCGTCAATTTACGAAATCATTTTTACATTTTGCAGTGAAGAATGGCTATCCATTTGAAGCTGTCAATAATTATACTTTTGAACAATTAACAGAGTATTTAATGAAAGATAAAAAAGCAGAGTATGGAATATTGCAATTTGTTTTATTGGATAAAATTGGTAAACCATTTATACAGCCGATTGATCTAGTAGAGTGCAAAGAGGTAGATGCAGAATTTCGACAGCTATTAGCGGAGGTGCTTGTATGA
- the aroH gene encoding chorismate mutase, translated as MIRGLRGAITIESDKPELVWDETARLVREVVAANHVEVDDIASILISTTPDITSAFPARAVRLMDGWQYVPVMCTHEMDVPNALPLCIRVLIHAEVEVAQKDVKHLYLNDAVKLRPDLTQAK; from the coding sequence ATGATTCGTGGACTTAGAGGAGCAATTACAATTGAATCTGACAAGCCGGAGCTTGTATGGGATGAGACAGCAAGATTAGTGCGAGAGGTAGTAGCAGCAAATCATGTAGAGGTGGATGATATCGCTTCAATTCTTATTTCCACAACACCTGATATTACGTCTGCATTTCCAGCTCGTGCTGTACGATTAATGGATGGGTGGCAATATGTCCCTGTTATGTGCACACATGAAATGGATGTACCAAATGCATTACCATTATGTATTCGTGTATTAATTCATGCAGAGGTAGAAGTAGCACAAAAAGATGTGAAGCACCTGTATCTGAATGATGCAGTGAAATTAAGACCAGATTTAACCCAAGCTAAATAA
- the hisC gene encoding histidinol-phosphate transaminase → MKWKQQLDGMQAYKPGKPIEEVQREYGLKEVIKLASNENPFGCSPKVTAYLQNNAVNHALYPDGYAQNLRTAVANFLGVKETQLLFGNGSDDIIAIITRALLYPGVNSVMADPSFSQYWHNAEIEGAEVRKIPCMEGAHDLDAMAAAIDEQTSIVWVCSPNNPTGVVIPDTDLRAFLAKVPNDVLVVLDEAYIEYVTHPGHKDTLPLINEYPNVLLLRTFSKAYGLASFRVGYAIGQPDVIAKLDPVRAPFNNTILSQAVAAIALSDQDYIQACRDANEKGKKQYIDFCEKHNLKYFPTDTNFIFFNINADSDVVFQELMKRGFIVRSGKALGLPGFIRVTIGTESQNEALLNHLESVLKEQGVFA, encoded by the coding sequence ATGAAATGGAAACAACAATTGGACGGTATGCAAGCATATAAGCCAGGGAAACCAATTGAAGAAGTACAACGGGAATATGGCTTAAAGGAAGTCATTAAATTAGCATCGAATGAAAATCCGTTTGGATGCTCACCTAAGGTGACAGCTTATTTACAAAATAATGCAGTGAATCATGCACTCTATCCAGATGGCTATGCACAAAATTTACGTACGGCTGTTGCGAATTTTCTAGGTGTGAAAGAAACACAGCTTCTTTTTGGTAACGGCTCTGACGATATCATTGCTATTATTACACGTGCTTTGTTGTATCCAGGGGTAAATTCAGTTATGGCTGACCCATCCTTCTCTCAATACTGGCATAATGCTGAAATAGAAGGTGCAGAAGTACGAAAAATTCCATGTATGGAAGGTGCACATGATTTAGATGCAATGGCAGCGGCAATTGATGAGCAAACATCGATTGTTTGGGTGTGTAGTCCAAATAATCCAACAGGTGTTGTTATTCCGGATACAGACTTACGTGCTTTTCTTGCAAAGGTACCAAATGATGTCCTTGTCGTATTAGATGAAGCTTATATCGAATATGTGACACATCCTGGACACAAAGATACGCTACCATTAATTAATGAGTATCCAAATGTACTATTATTGCGCACATTCTCAAAAGCATATGGTCTAGCTTCATTTCGGGTTGGCTATGCGATTGGACAACCAGATGTCATTGCTAAGCTTGACCCGGTAAGAGCGCCATTTAACAATACTATTTTAAGCCAAGCGGTGGCGGCAATCGCTTTAAGTGATCAAGACTATATCCAGGCATGCCGTGATGCAAATGAAAAAGGTAAAAAACAATATATTGATTTCTGTGAAAAACATAATTTAAAATACTTCCCTACTGATACAAACTTTATTTTCTTTAATATCAATGCTGATAGTGATGTTGTATTCCAAGAGCTAATGAAACGAGGCTTTATTGTCCGAAGTGGAAAGGCTTTAGGCTTACCTGGATTTATCCGTGTAACAATTGGAACAGAGTCTCAAAATGAAGCGTTACTCAATCACCTTGAGAGTGTACTTAAAGAGCAAGGGGTTTTTGCATGA
- a CDS encoding prephenate dehydrogenase: MTRKVLVIGLGLIGGSIALALQKAPETKIIGYDMDAKTREHAQTLNIVHDIVVDPKSVAADIDVIIFGTPVNATLEWMEQLKTWPLKKKVIVTDTGSTKKMIMQKAGELRELGITFIGGHPMAGSHKSGVLAAKAHLFENAYYMLTPLAGEEIINMAQLESLLKFTHAKVVSVSAREHDHMTAVVSHFPHVVAASLVHQLGGENGEYPMTRSLAAGGFRDVTRIASSNPILWRDITLQNRDELIAQLEGWEKEMGRVKELLLHGSSKDIESYFAVAKELRDELPISAGAMFTSFDLYVDVPDYPGVISEVTGLLAEEAISITNLRIVESREDVFGILVISLQNESDRERAAACIQKRAKFETYIS; the protein is encoded by the coding sequence ATGACACGCAAAGTACTCGTTATTGGGCTTGGCCTAATTGGAGGCTCAATTGCTTTGGCATTACAGAAGGCACCGGAAACAAAAATTATTGGCTATGATATGGATGCTAAAACACGTGAGCATGCTCAAACGTTAAATATCGTTCATGATATTGTAGTAGATCCCAAATCAGTAGCTGCCGACATAGATGTCATTATTTTTGGCACACCCGTTAATGCAACGCTAGAGTGGATGGAACAATTAAAAACATGGCCATTAAAGAAAAAAGTTATTGTAACAGATACAGGAAGTACAAAAAAAATGATTATGCAAAAGGCTGGGGAATTACGGGAGCTAGGCATTACCTTTATTGGAGGTCATCCGATGGCAGGCTCTCATAAAAGTGGCGTATTAGCTGCGAAAGCTCATCTTTTTGAAAATGCTTATTATATGCTTACACCGCTAGCTGGTGAAGAAATTATCAATATGGCACAACTTGAAAGTTTATTAAAATTCACACATGCAAAAGTAGTCAGTGTTTCAGCGCGTGAGCATGATCATATGACAGCTGTTGTTAGTCACTTTCCACATGTAGTAGCTGCTTCTCTTGTGCATCAATTAGGCGGTGAAAATGGGGAATATCCGATGACACGTTCACTTGCAGCAGGGGGCTTCCGTGATGTAACACGTATTGCCTCATCCAATCCGATTTTATGGCGAGATATTACATTACAAAACCGTGATGAACTCATTGCACAGCTAGAGGGCTGGGAAAAGGAAATGGGGCGTGTGAAGGAGCTCCTCTTACACGGAAGTTCGAAGGATATTGAAAGCTATTTTGCAGTAGCGAAAGAGCTTAGAGACGAATTACCGATAAGTGCAGGCGCAATGTTTACATCATTTGACTTATATGTTGATGTTCCTGACTATCCAGGAGTCATTTCTGAAGTCACAGGCCTGCTTGCAGAGGAAGCGATTAGTATTACGAATTTACGTATCGTAGAGTCACGGGAGGATGTTTTCGGGATTCTTGTGATAAGTTTACAAAATGAAAGTGACCGGGAACGTGCTGCAGCATGCATCCAAAAACGTGCAAAATTTGAAACATATATTTCATAG
- the aroA gene encoding 3-phosphoshikimate 1-carboxyvinyltransferase, translated as MSEKVLQYNKPTLQGTLTIPGDKSVSHRSVMFGAIATGKTTVDGFLLGEDCLSTIDCFRKLGVKIDVEGTSVSIDSPGIDGWQEPTEILYTGNSGTTTRLMLGILAGSNVHSVMTGDASIGKRPMRRVIDPLRQMGARITGRANGQYTPLAIQGTSLQAIDYHMPVASAQVKSAVLLAGLRAAGTTIVRETEISRDHTERMLRQFGAEIDVMDGVISFEGDQTLTGTHVSVPGDISSAAFFLVAGAICHNSKITLENVGINPTRDGIIEVLQNMGASMTVIPNEDSQSEPTATITIETSSLKATTIEGEIIPRLIDEIPILALLATQADGKTVIKDAEELKVKETDRIAAVVDELRKLGAKIEATEDGMIIEGPTPLQGASLQTYGDHRIGMMGAIAALITNGAVTLDDADCIAVSYPTFFEHIESVK; from the coding sequence ATGAGTGAAAAAGTATTACAATATAATAAACCTACCTTGCAAGGAACTTTAACGATCCCTGGTGACAAATCTGTTTCTCACCGTTCTGTTATGTTTGGAGCAATTGCTACAGGTAAAACGACAGTAGATGGCTTTTTATTAGGAGAGGATTGTTTAAGTACAATTGATTGCTTCCGAAAACTCGGTGTAAAAATAGATGTGGAAGGCACTTCTGTCTCCATAGACAGTCCAGGAATCGATGGATGGCAAGAGCCTACAGAGATTTTATATACAGGTAACTCAGGGACAACGACACGCCTAATGTTAGGAATCCTAGCTGGTTCCAATGTCCATTCAGTGATGACAGGGGATGCGTCAATCGGCAAGAGACCAATGCGCCGTGTTATCGATCCTTTACGTCAAATGGGCGCACGCATTACAGGAAGAGCCAATGGTCAATACACCCCATTAGCTATCCAGGGGACATCATTACAGGCGATTGATTATCATATGCCTGTTGCTAGTGCACAAGTGAAATCTGCTGTTTTACTGGCAGGCTTACGTGCAGCAGGTACTACGATCGTACGAGAAACGGAAATTTCCCGAGATCATACTGAACGTATGCTCCGTCAATTTGGAGCAGAAATTGATGTAATGGATGGTGTCATATCATTTGAAGGAGATCAAACACTGACGGGAACACATGTGTCTGTACCCGGTGATATTTCGTCAGCAGCCTTTTTCTTAGTGGCTGGTGCTATCTGTCATAATAGTAAGATTACGCTTGAAAATGTTGGAATTAATCCGACACGCGACGGTATCATTGAAGTTCTTCAAAATATGGGTGCATCAATGACAGTGATTCCAAATGAAGATAGTCAGTCAGAGCCGACTGCAACCATTACAATAGAAACCTCATCATTAAAAGCCACTACAATTGAGGGGGAGATTATTCCTCGACTTATCGATGAAATTCCGATTCTTGCTTTATTAGCCACTCAGGCAGATGGCAAAACTGTCATTAAGGATGCTGAGGAGCTAAAAGTCAAGGAAACAGACCGAATAGCGGCTGTTGTAGATGAATTGAGAAAACTTGGTGCAAAAATTGAAGCTACAGAAGATGGTATGATAATTGAAGGACCAACACCATTACAAGGTGCTAGCCTTCAAACATATGGGGATCATCGTATCGGTATGATGGGCGCTATAGCAGCACTTATAACAAATGGAGCAGTTACATTAGACGACGCTGATTGTATCGCAGTGTCTTATCCAACATTTTTTGAACATATTGAGTCTGTAAAGTAA